The Triticum dicoccoides isolate Atlit2015 ecotype Zavitan chromosome 6A, WEW_v2.0, whole genome shotgun sequence genome has a window encoding:
- the LOC119318009 gene encoding temperature-induced lipocalin-1-like: MAAMKVVRNLDLERYMGRWYEIACFPSRFQPKDGANTRATYTLGPDGAVRVLNETWTDGRRGHIEGTAFRADDAGDEAKLRVRFYVPPFLPVFPVTGDYWVLHVDDAYQVALVGQPSRNYLWILCRQPQMDEGVYEELVERAKGEGYDVSKLRRTPHPEPTPESQDAPKDGGLWWIKSLFGK; this comes from the exons ATGGCGGCCATGAAGGTGGTGCGGAACCTGGACCTGGAGCGGTACATGGGCCGGTGGTACGAGATCGCGTGCTTCCCGTCCCGGTTCCAGCCCAAGGACGGCGCCAACACGCGCGCCACCTACACGCTCGGCCCCGACGGCGCCGTCAGGGTGCTGAACGAGACCTGGACCGACGGCCGCCGGGGCCACATCGAGGGCACCGCCTTCCGcgccgacgacgccggcgacgaggccaAGCTCAGGGTTAGGTTCTACGTGCCCCCCTTCCTCCCCGTCTTCCCCGTCACCGGCGACTACTGGGTGCTCCACGTCGACGACGCCTACCAGGTCGCGCTCGTCGGCCAGCCCTCCCGGAACTACCTCTGG ATCTTGTGCAGGCAGCCGCAGATGGACGAGGGCGTGTACGAGGAGCTGGTGGAGAGGGCCAAGGGGGAAGGGTACGACGTGAGCAAGCTCCGGAGGACGCCGCACCCGGAGCCGACGCCGGAGAGCCAGGACGCCCCCAAGGACGGCGgcctgtggtggatcaaatccctcTTTGGAAAGTAA